One window from the genome of Molothrus ater isolate BHLD 08-10-18 breed brown headed cowbird chromosome 5, BPBGC_Mater_1.1, whole genome shotgun sequence encodes:
- the FBXO7 gene encoding F-box only protein 7 isoform X1: MKLRVRLQKRTAALEVQGAEPTLGELRAQLRLALLPAWGYSSDTTFSITLNRKDALTEDQKTLASYGIVSGDLICLLLEEPDGQPSLPPPPATPAPLQNGHEPSTLTPNNSQADSAREGQNEQSDNEKAQVEVQESGERAGSSQEFPSRLVPEDPDLEESTGSYPSEPMLCSEAADGETPHSLEVLYLSAECTSATDALIVLVHLLMMETGYVPQGIEAKAVSMPEKWRGNGVYKLQYTHPLCGEGFAGLTCVPLGDLIAINATLKINEEIRSVKRIQLLPSSFVCFQDPEKVAGVYKDLQKLSRLFKDQLVYSLLAAARQALNLPDVFGLVVLPLELKLRIFRLLDVRSLISLSAVCRDLYTASNDQLLWRFMYLRDFRDPIARPRDTDWKELYKKKLKQKKEALRWRHMMLLPPIPHPIPFHPNPFYPNPFPPNPFPSNPIYPPMIIGGEYDERPTLPYVGDPINSLIPGQGEAPGQFPPFRPHFDPIGSLPGANPTLPGRVGPSERFPPRPSRGRPMDIRRAFI; the protein is encoded by the exons ATGAAGCTCCGCGTACGGCTGCAGAAGCGAACGGCGGCCCTGGAGGTGCAGGGGGCGGAGCCAACGCTGGGGGAGTTGCGCGCGCAGCTGcgcctggccctgctgcccgcCTGGGGGTACAG ttcTGATACCACGTTTTCAATAACATTGAACAGAAAAGATGCTCTCACAGAGGATCAGAAGACCTTAGCTTCATATGGGATTGTTTCTGGTGATTTGATATGCTTATTACTAGAAGAGCCAGATGGACAACCCAGCctacctcctcctcctgctaCTCCTGCCCCACTTCAGAATGGTCATGAGCCGTCCACCTTGACCCCCAACAACAGTCAGGCCGACAGTGCAAGAGAAGGGCAGAATGAGCAATCTGACAATGAGAAGGCTCAGGTGGAAGTTCAAGAGAGTGGTGAGAGG GCAGGATCCAGCCAAGAATTTCCTTCTAGATTAGTCCCAGAAGATCCTGACCTGGAAGAAAGTACAGGTTCCTATCCCTCTGAACCCATGCTGTGCAGTGAAGCTGCTGATGGTGAAACACCCCATTCCTTAGAGGTGCTCTACCTTTCTGCTGAGTGTACCAGTGCCACTGATGCCTTGATCGTTCTGGTTCATCTTCTCATGATGGAGACAGGCTATGTACCTCAG GGGATAGAAGCCAAGGCAGTCTCCATGCCAGAGAAATGGAGAGGGAATGGTGTTTATAAGCTACAGTACACACATCCCCTTTGTGGAGAAGGTTTTGCTGGTTTGACTTGTGTGCCTCTGGGAGATCTTATTGCTATTAATG CAACATTAAAAATCAACGAAGAGATTAGAAGTGTTAAGAGAATCCAGCTATTGCCATCATCCTTTGTTTGCTTTCAGGACCCAG AGAAGGTTGCAGGTGTTTACAAAGACCTTCAGAAATTGTCCCGTCTCTTTAAAGACCAGCTGGTTTACTCTCTCCTAGCTGCTGCCCGACAAG CTTTGAACTTGCCAGATGTGTTTGGGTTAGTGGTCCTTCCTCTTGAGCTCAAGCTTCGAATTTTCAGACTTCTGGATGTCCGTTCCCTCATCTCTCTCTCCGCTGTTTGCCGTGATCTCTACACAGCTTCCAATGACCAGCTTCTCTGGAGGTTTATGTATCTGCGGGATTTCCGAG ATCCTATTGCAAGACCTCGTGACACAGATTGGAAAGAA cTATACAAGAAAAAGTTGAAGCAGAAGAAGGAAGCTCTGAGATGGAGGCACATGATGCTTCTGCCCCCTATACCTCATCCAATCCCCTTTCATCCCAACCCATTCTACCCTAATCCCTTTCCACCCAACCCATTCCCATCAAATCCAATCTATCCCCCAATGATCATTGGGGGAGAATATGATGAGAGACCAACACTTCCATATGTTGGAGACCCAATTAACTCACTCATTCCTGGCCAGGGAGAAGCACCAGGTCAGTTTCCTCCATTCAGACCACATTTTGACCCCATTGGCTCCCTACCTGGAGCAAACCCCACGCTTCCAGGACGAGTTGGTCCCAGTGAGAGGTTTCCACCTCGACCCAGCCGGGGCCGCCCCATGGACATTCGCCGTGCATTCATTtga
- the FBXO7 gene encoding F-box only protein 7 isoform X2, translated as MKLRVRLQKRTAALEVQGAEPTLGELRAQLRLALLPAWGSDTTFSITLNRKDALTEDQKTLASYGIVSGDLICLLLEEPDGQPSLPPPPATPAPLQNGHEPSTLTPNNSQADSAREGQNEQSDNEKAQVEVQESGERAGSSQEFPSRLVPEDPDLEESTGSYPSEPMLCSEAADGETPHSLEVLYLSAECTSATDALIVLVHLLMMETGYVPQGIEAKAVSMPEKWRGNGVYKLQYTHPLCGEGFAGLTCVPLGDLIAINATLKINEEIRSVKRIQLLPSSFVCFQDPEKVAGVYKDLQKLSRLFKDQLVYSLLAAARQALNLPDVFGLVVLPLELKLRIFRLLDVRSLISLSAVCRDLYTASNDQLLWRFMYLRDFRDPIARPRDTDWKELYKKKLKQKKEALRWRHMMLLPPIPHPIPFHPNPFYPNPFPPNPFPSNPIYPPMIIGGEYDERPTLPYVGDPINSLIPGQGEAPGQFPPFRPHFDPIGSLPGANPTLPGRVGPSERFPPRPSRGRPMDIRRAFI; from the exons ATGAAGCTCCGCGTACGGCTGCAGAAGCGAACGGCGGCCCTGGAGGTGCAGGGGGCGGAGCCAACGCTGGGGGAGTTGCGCGCGCAGCTGcgcctggccctgctgcccgcCTGGGG ttcTGATACCACGTTTTCAATAACATTGAACAGAAAAGATGCTCTCACAGAGGATCAGAAGACCTTAGCTTCATATGGGATTGTTTCTGGTGATTTGATATGCTTATTACTAGAAGAGCCAGATGGACAACCCAGCctacctcctcctcctgctaCTCCTGCCCCACTTCAGAATGGTCATGAGCCGTCCACCTTGACCCCCAACAACAGTCAGGCCGACAGTGCAAGAGAAGGGCAGAATGAGCAATCTGACAATGAGAAGGCTCAGGTGGAAGTTCAAGAGAGTGGTGAGAGG GCAGGATCCAGCCAAGAATTTCCTTCTAGATTAGTCCCAGAAGATCCTGACCTGGAAGAAAGTACAGGTTCCTATCCCTCTGAACCCATGCTGTGCAGTGAAGCTGCTGATGGTGAAACACCCCATTCCTTAGAGGTGCTCTACCTTTCTGCTGAGTGTACCAGTGCCACTGATGCCTTGATCGTTCTGGTTCATCTTCTCATGATGGAGACAGGCTATGTACCTCAG GGGATAGAAGCCAAGGCAGTCTCCATGCCAGAGAAATGGAGAGGGAATGGTGTTTATAAGCTACAGTACACACATCCCCTTTGTGGAGAAGGTTTTGCTGGTTTGACTTGTGTGCCTCTGGGAGATCTTATTGCTATTAATG CAACATTAAAAATCAACGAAGAGATTAGAAGTGTTAAGAGAATCCAGCTATTGCCATCATCCTTTGTTTGCTTTCAGGACCCAG AGAAGGTTGCAGGTGTTTACAAAGACCTTCAGAAATTGTCCCGTCTCTTTAAAGACCAGCTGGTTTACTCTCTCCTAGCTGCTGCCCGACAAG CTTTGAACTTGCCAGATGTGTTTGGGTTAGTGGTCCTTCCTCTTGAGCTCAAGCTTCGAATTTTCAGACTTCTGGATGTCCGTTCCCTCATCTCTCTCTCCGCTGTTTGCCGTGATCTCTACACAGCTTCCAATGACCAGCTTCTCTGGAGGTTTATGTATCTGCGGGATTTCCGAG ATCCTATTGCAAGACCTCGTGACACAGATTGGAAAGAA cTATACAAGAAAAAGTTGAAGCAGAAGAAGGAAGCTCTGAGATGGAGGCACATGATGCTTCTGCCCCCTATACCTCATCCAATCCCCTTTCATCCCAACCCATTCTACCCTAATCCCTTTCCACCCAACCCATTCCCATCAAATCCAATCTATCCCCCAATGATCATTGGGGGAGAATATGATGAGAGACCAACACTTCCATATGTTGGAGACCCAATTAACTCACTCATTCCTGGCCAGGGAGAAGCACCAGGTCAGTTTCCTCCATTCAGACCACATTTTGACCCCATTGGCTCCCTACCTGGAGCAAACCCCACGCTTCCAGGACGAGTTGGTCCCAGTGAGAGGTTTCCACCTCGACCCAGCCGGGGCCGCCCCATGGACATTCGCCGTGCATTCATTtga
- the FBXO7 gene encoding F-box only protein 7 isoform X3 has product MLAEGSDTTFSITLNRKDALTEDQKTLASYGIVSGDLICLLLEEPDGQPSLPPPPATPAPLQNGHEPSTLTPNNSQADSAREGQNEQSDNEKAQVEVQESGERAGSSQEFPSRLVPEDPDLEESTGSYPSEPMLCSEAADGETPHSLEVLYLSAECTSATDALIVLVHLLMMETGYVPQGIEAKAVSMPEKWRGNGVYKLQYTHPLCGEGFAGLTCVPLGDLIAINATLKINEEIRSVKRIQLLPSSFVCFQDPEKVAGVYKDLQKLSRLFKDQLVYSLLAAARQALNLPDVFGLVVLPLELKLRIFRLLDVRSLISLSAVCRDLYTASNDQLLWRFMYLRDFRDPIARPRDTDWKELYKKKLKQKKEALRWRHMMLLPPIPHPIPFHPNPFYPNPFPPNPFPSNPIYPPMIIGGEYDERPTLPYVGDPINSLIPGQGEAPGQFPPFRPHFDPIGSLPGANPTLPGRVGPSERFPPRPSRGRPMDIRRAFI; this is encoded by the exons ATGCTGGCTGAAGG ttcTGATACCACGTTTTCAATAACATTGAACAGAAAAGATGCTCTCACAGAGGATCAGAAGACCTTAGCTTCATATGGGATTGTTTCTGGTGATTTGATATGCTTATTACTAGAAGAGCCAGATGGACAACCCAGCctacctcctcctcctgctaCTCCTGCCCCACTTCAGAATGGTCATGAGCCGTCCACCTTGACCCCCAACAACAGTCAGGCCGACAGTGCAAGAGAAGGGCAGAATGAGCAATCTGACAATGAGAAGGCTCAGGTGGAAGTTCAAGAGAGTGGTGAGAGG GCAGGATCCAGCCAAGAATTTCCTTCTAGATTAGTCCCAGAAGATCCTGACCTGGAAGAAAGTACAGGTTCCTATCCCTCTGAACCCATGCTGTGCAGTGAAGCTGCTGATGGTGAAACACCCCATTCCTTAGAGGTGCTCTACCTTTCTGCTGAGTGTACCAGTGCCACTGATGCCTTGATCGTTCTGGTTCATCTTCTCATGATGGAGACAGGCTATGTACCTCAG GGGATAGAAGCCAAGGCAGTCTCCATGCCAGAGAAATGGAGAGGGAATGGTGTTTATAAGCTACAGTACACACATCCCCTTTGTGGAGAAGGTTTTGCTGGTTTGACTTGTGTGCCTCTGGGAGATCTTATTGCTATTAATG CAACATTAAAAATCAACGAAGAGATTAGAAGTGTTAAGAGAATCCAGCTATTGCCATCATCCTTTGTTTGCTTTCAGGACCCAG AGAAGGTTGCAGGTGTTTACAAAGACCTTCAGAAATTGTCCCGTCTCTTTAAAGACCAGCTGGTTTACTCTCTCCTAGCTGCTGCCCGACAAG CTTTGAACTTGCCAGATGTGTTTGGGTTAGTGGTCCTTCCTCTTGAGCTCAAGCTTCGAATTTTCAGACTTCTGGATGTCCGTTCCCTCATCTCTCTCTCCGCTGTTTGCCGTGATCTCTACACAGCTTCCAATGACCAGCTTCTCTGGAGGTTTATGTATCTGCGGGATTTCCGAG ATCCTATTGCAAGACCTCGTGACACAGATTGGAAAGAA cTATACAAGAAAAAGTTGAAGCAGAAGAAGGAAGCTCTGAGATGGAGGCACATGATGCTTCTGCCCCCTATACCTCATCCAATCCCCTTTCATCCCAACCCATTCTACCCTAATCCCTTTCCACCCAACCCATTCCCATCAAATCCAATCTATCCCCCAATGATCATTGGGGGAGAATATGATGAGAGACCAACACTTCCATATGTTGGAGACCCAATTAACTCACTCATTCCTGGCCAGGGAGAAGCACCAGGTCAGTTTCCTCCATTCAGACCACATTTTGACCCCATTGGCTCCCTACCTGGAGCAAACCCCACGCTTCCAGGACGAGTTGGTCCCAGTGAGAGGTTTCCACCTCGACCCAGCCGGGGCCGCCCCATGGACATTCGCCGTGCATTCATTtga